One Faecalicatena sp. Marseille-Q4148 DNA window includes the following coding sequences:
- a CDS encoding sodium-dependent transporter, whose protein sequence is MKREKLSSRLGFILLSAGCAIGIGNVWKFPFITGQYGGGAFVLIYIFFLVVLGLPVMTMEFAVGRASQKSPVRAYNALEKPGQKWHLHGYVAMAGNYILMMLYTTVCGWMLYYFYQTVTGKFVGASTETVNTIFSDMLASPAAMGGLMMAVVIIGFFICSIGLQKGLERITKFMMIALLIVMVALAINSIFMDGGSEGLAFYLKPDFKRMAAIGIVDTVVAAMNQAFFTLSLGIGAMAIFGSYIGKEHSLLGEAVNVAVLDTFVAITAGLIIFPACFAFDVAPDSGPSLIFITLPNVFNHIPLGRLWGSLFFVFMAFAAFSTVLAVFENILSCTMDLTGWSRRKASVINAIAIIILSWPCVLGYNLWSGFQPFGPGSAVLDLEDFVVSNVLLPLGSLVYLLFCVSRYGWGWKNYCQEANTGKGLKIQNWMRVYITYILPIMILCIFLIGIKDKFF, encoded by the coding sequence ATGAAACGAGAAAAACTAAGTTCCCGTCTGGGATTTATCCTGCTTTCTGCCGGCTGTGCGATCGGCATTGGCAATGTCTGGAAATTCCCATTTATTACCGGACAGTACGGGGGCGGTGCTTTTGTGCTGATCTATATTTTCTTTTTAGTCGTACTGGGACTTCCTGTAATGACAATGGAATTTGCAGTTGGACGCGCCAGCCAGAAAAGCCCGGTCAGAGCATACAATGCCTTAGAAAAACCCGGGCAGAAATGGCATCTTCACGGCTATGTGGCAATGGCCGGAAACTATATTTTAATGATGCTCTATACCACTGTCTGTGGCTGGATGCTCTATTATTTCTATCAGACAGTCACCGGTAAATTTGTCGGGGCATCAACCGAAACAGTCAATACGATTTTTTCTGACATGCTTGCCAGTCCTGCCGCTATGGGTGGGTTAATGATGGCAGTTGTCATTATCGGCTTTTTTATCTGTTCCATCGGACTTCAAAAAGGACTGGAACGCATTACGAAATTTATGATGATCGCATTGCTGATCGTTATGGTTGCCCTTGCCATCAACAGTATTTTCATGGATGGCGGTTCTGAAGGTCTTGCCTTCTATCTGAAACCGGACTTCAAACGTATGGCTGCGATTGGTATTGTAGATACTGTTGTTGCTGCTATGAATCAGGCTTTCTTTACTTTAAGTCTTGGTATTGGTGCAATGGCTATCTTTGGCAGCTACATCGGCAAAGAGCACTCCCTGTTAGGAGAAGCAGTAAATGTAGCTGTTCTTGATACTTTTGTTGCAATCACAGCAGGTCTGATCATCTTCCCGGCATGCTTTGCCTTTGATGTGGCACCGGACAGCGGTCCAAGTCTGATTTTTATTACATTGCCTAATGTATTTAACCATATTCCTCTTGGACGTCTCTGGGGAAGCCTGTTCTTTGTTTTCATGGCATTTGCCGCTTTTTCAACAGTGCTTGCCGTATTTGAAAATATTTTATCCTGTACAATGGATCTGACTGGTTGGAGCCGCCGCAAAGCCTCTGTCATCAATGCAATTGCGATCATTATTTTATCATGGCCTTGCGTACTCGGCTATAATCTCTGGTCCGGTTTCCAGCCATTTGGTCCTGGAAGCGCTGTGCTTGATCTGGAAGATTTCGTTGTCAGCAACGTCCTTCTTCCGCTTGGCTCACTTGTCTATCTGCTCTTCTGTGTCAGCCGCTATGGTTGGGGATGGAAGAATTACTGTCAGGAAGCCAACACCGGCAAAGGTCTCAAGATCCAAAACTGGATGAGAGTCTATATTACTTATATCCTGCCGATTATGATCCTTTGTATCTTCCTCATTGGAATCAAAGATAAATTCTTCTAA